From the Permianibacter fluminis genome, one window contains:
- a CDS encoding M20/M25/M40 family metallo-hydrolase produces MNKFITCLSAALLLTLTQTANATDTLRPDQAAYRELYKELVETNTTLSSGSCTEAAEKMAARLRKAGMPESGIHLITVPEHPREGNLVAVLQGSNPKLKPMLLLAHIDVVEAKREDWTRDPFTLIEEDGYFYARGTFDDKAMASVWVDSLVRFLQDGFKPKRTIKMALTCGEETSGAFNGAQYLSSEKRELIDAGFALNEGAMAQLDEQGKRLMVSLQAGEKTSQNYQLEVTNIGGHSSKPVKNNAIYHLAAGLSRVGAYAFPIHLNDATREYFSRMADIKSGAIGEAMRELVKAPATASNLITDDPLWNAMIRTTCVATMVSAGHATNALPQRATANVNCRIHPEESIEGVRKTLEDLVADPEIKVTTKEIRGPATKAPPLTKAITQPVEKIASKIYPGVPLLPIFQSGATDGQFTGAAGIPTYGVGAYFIDPDLGGIHGLNERIRVQSLYDGRDFLHELVKTLANTTSAIP; encoded by the coding sequence ATGAACAAGTTCATCACCTGCCTCAGCGCAGCCCTGCTGCTTACCCTGACGCAAACCGCCAACGCCACCGACACGCTACGACCGGATCAAGCCGCCTACCGCGAGCTGTACAAAGAACTGGTCGAAACCAACACCACCCTGTCGTCCGGCAGCTGCACCGAGGCCGCCGAAAAAATGGCGGCGCGCCTGCGCAAGGCCGGCATGCCGGAGTCGGGCATTCACCTGATCACCGTGCCGGAGCATCCGCGTGAAGGCAATCTGGTCGCCGTGTTGCAGGGCAGCAATCCGAAACTGAAACCAATGCTGTTGCTGGCCCACATTGATGTGGTGGAAGCCAAGCGCGAGGACTGGACCCGCGATCCGTTCACGCTGATTGAAGAGGACGGCTATTTCTACGCCCGCGGCACTTTCGATGACAAAGCGATGGCCTCGGTCTGGGTCGATTCGCTGGTGCGCTTTCTGCAGGACGGATTCAAACCGAAGCGCACCATCAAAATGGCGCTGACCTGCGGCGAGGAAACCAGCGGCGCATTCAACGGCGCCCAATATTTGTCGAGCGAAAAGCGCGAGCTGATCGACGCCGGCTTTGCCTTGAACGAAGGCGCCATGGCGCAACTGGATGAACAGGGCAAACGGCTGATGGTCAGCCTGCAGGCCGGTGAAAAGACCTCGCAGAACTACCAGCTCGAAGTCACCAATATCGGCGGCCACAGCTCGAAGCCGGTCAAGAACAACGCGATCTACCATCTCGCTGCCGGGCTCAGCCGAGTCGGCGCCTACGCGTTTCCGATTCATTTGAACGATGCCACCCGCGAGTACTTCAGCAGGATGGCCGACATCAAGAGCGGCGCCATTGGTGAGGCGATGCGGGAGTTGGTGAAAGCGCCGGCGACGGCCAGCAACCTCATCACCGACGATCCGCTCTGGAACGCCATGATTCGCACAACCTGCGTCGCGACCATGGTGTCAGCCGGGCACGCGACCAACGCACTGCCACAGCGCGCGACGGCCAACGTCAATTGCCGCATCCACCCGGAAGAGTCGATCGAAGGCGTCAGAAAAACGCTGGAAGATCTGGTCGCCGATCCGGAAATCAAAGTCACCACCAAGGAAATCCGCGGCCCGGCGACCAAGGCGCCACCGCTGACCAAAGCCATCACCCAGCCGGTGGAAAAAATCGCCAGCAAAATTTATCCCGGCGTGCCGCTGCTACCGATTTTCCAGAGTGGCGCCACTGATGGGCAGTTCACCGGCGCCGCCGGCATTCCGACCTACGGCGTTGGCGCGTACTTTATTGACCCGGATCTCGGCGGCATCCACGGCTTGAACGAGCGCATCCGGGTGCAATCGCTGTATGACGGCCGGGACTTCCTGCATGAGCTGGTCAAAACTCTAGCCAACACGACCAGTGCGATTCCCTGA
- a CDS encoding aldehyde dehydrogenase — protein MTDILNYINGELLPAQSNDWLDNYEPATGEVYSRIADSDAADVELAVQAARAAFPAWKRTSVDERARLLSAIADKLEHWNEALAEAESMDNGKPVWLARTVDIPRAAHNFRFFAHAITQWPSESHAMPDVAINYTLRDPIGVVGCISPWNLPLYLFSWKIAPALAAGNCVVAKPSEVTPMTAFLLANICREVGLPAGVLNIVHGLGSKCGNAIVSHPQIKAISFTGGTKTGEHIARIAAPVFKKLSLELGGKNPTVVFADCDLDQTVNEVMRTAFSNQGQICLCGSRIYVERSIYDKFRDALTAKVKALKVGDPMDAGNQQGAIVSKLHFDKVLSYIELAKQEGGRLLTGGHTVKPEGRCQNGWFIAPTLFENLAPDCRTNQEEIFGPVATITPFDSEDEVVGYANGTAYGLAASVWTTDLKRAHRVAAALESGIVWVNCWLLRDLRTPFGGVKQSGVGREGGVEALRFFTEAKNVCIKL, from the coding sequence ATGACCGATATCCTGAATTACATCAACGGCGAATTGTTGCCCGCGCAAAGCAATGACTGGCTCGACAATTACGAACCAGCGACCGGTGAAGTCTATTCGCGCATCGCCGACTCCGATGCTGCCGATGTGGAACTGGCCGTGCAGGCTGCACGCGCCGCCTTCCCGGCCTGGAAGCGCACCAGCGTCGATGAGCGGGCACGCCTGCTCAGTGCCATTGCCGACAAGCTCGAGCACTGGAACGAAGCGCTGGCCGAAGCCGAGAGCATGGACAACGGCAAACCGGTCTGGCTCGCCCGCACGGTCGACATTCCGCGTGCCGCGCACAATTTTCGTTTCTTCGCTCACGCCATTACCCAGTGGCCGAGCGAGAGCCACGCCATGCCGGACGTGGCTATCAATTACACGCTGCGCGATCCGATCGGCGTAGTCGGCTGCATCAGCCCGTGGAATCTGCCGCTGTACCTGTTCAGCTGGAAAATCGCCCCGGCACTGGCCGCCGGCAACTGTGTCGTCGCCAAACCGAGCGAAGTCACGCCGATGACCGCGTTCCTGCTCGCCAACATCTGCCGCGAAGTCGGCCTGCCAGCGGGCGTACTGAATATCGTCCACGGTCTTGGCAGCAAGTGCGGTAATGCCATCGTCAGTCACCCGCAGATCAAAGCCATTTCGTTCACCGGCGGCACCAAGACCGGCGAACATATCGCCCGCATCGCCGCACCGGTATTCAAAAAATTGTCGCTGGAACTCGGCGGCAAAAACCCGACCGTGGTGTTCGCCGACTGCGATCTCGACCAGACCGTCAATGAAGTGATGCGTACGGCATTCAGCAATCAAGGCCAGATCTGTCTGTGCGGCTCACGCATTTATGTCGAACGCAGTATCTACGACAAATTCCGCGATGCCCTGACCGCCAAAGTCAAAGCCCTGAAAGTCGGCGACCCGATGGATGCCGGCAATCAACAAGGCGCCATCGTCTCCAAACTCCATTTTGACAAAGTGCTGTCCTATATCGAACTGGCGAAACAGGAAGGCGGCAGGCTGCTGACCGGCGGCCACACCGTCAAACCGGAAGGCCGTTGTCAGAACGGCTGGTTTATCGCGCCCACCCTGTTCGAAAATCTGGCGCCGGATTGCCGCACCAATCAGGAAGAGATTTTCGGCCCGGTCGCGACAATTACGCCGTTTGATTCGGAAGACGAGGTTGTGGGATACGCCAATGGCACGGCCTATGGCTTGGCGGCCAGTGTCTGGACCACCGATTTGAAACGAGCGCATCGGGTGGCGGCTGCTTTGGAGTCCGGGATTGTCTGGGTGAATTGCTGGTTGCTCAGGGATTTGCGGACGCCGTTTGGTGGGGTCAAGCAGTCGGGAGTTGGCCGGGAAGGTGGAGTGGAGGCGCTGAGGTTTTTTACTGAGGCGAAGAATGTGTGTATTAAATTATGA
- a CDS encoding SDR family oxidoreductase: MSNTPGASPQNLSLNVRLDGRRALVCGSSQGIGLATAQCLAAQGASVTLLARDPAKLATALASLPTGSGQRHQQVSADFSDPAAVSHAISDYLARGDSCQILINNTGGPAPGPAHAATAEQFLAAFNQHLICNQILLQALLPGMKAAGYGRVINVISTSVKQPIPNLGVSNTIRGAVANWSKTLAGELGPFGITVNNVLPGATKTTRLEAIFANKAQKSGLSVQAIEEEEKLGIPLRRFAEPEELANVIAFLASPAASYVSGINVPVDGGRTLCL; encoded by the coding sequence ATGTCCAACACGCCCGGCGCTTCGCCACAAAACCTGTCCCTGAACGTCCGTCTCGATGGCCGCCGCGCGCTTGTCTGCGGCAGCAGCCAAGGCATTGGCCTTGCCACCGCACAATGTCTGGCAGCGCAGGGCGCGTCAGTGACGCTGCTGGCGCGCGACCCGGCCAAGCTGGCGACTGCACTGGCCAGCTTGCCGACCGGCAGTGGCCAGCGGCACCAACAAGTATCGGCCGACTTTTCCGATCCTGCCGCCGTCAGCCACGCTATTTCTGATTATTTGGCACGCGGCGACAGCTGCCAGATTCTGATCAACAACACCGGTGGCCCGGCGCCCGGTCCGGCCCATGCCGCCACCGCCGAACAATTTCTTGCCGCGTTCAACCAGCATCTGATCTGTAATCAGATTTTGCTGCAGGCCTTGCTGCCCGGCATGAAAGCCGCCGGCTATGGCCGCGTCATCAACGTGATCTCCACGTCGGTGAAACAACCGATCCCGAATCTCGGCGTCAGCAACACCATCCGCGGCGCTGTAGCCAACTGGTCCAAGACCCTGGCCGGCGAACTCGGCCCGTTTGGCATCACCGTCAACAATGTCTTGCCGGGTGCCACCAAAACCACGCGCCTCGAAGCCATCTTCGCCAACAAGGCACAAAAAAGTGGACTGTCCGTGCAGGCCATCGAAGAAGAAGAAAAGCTCGGCATCCCGCTGCGCCGCTTTGCCGAACCGGAAGAGCTCGCCAACGTGATTGCCTTTCTGGCGTCGCCCGCGGCCAGTTATGTCTCGGGCATCAATGTACCGGTAGACGGCGGCCGCACGCTGTGTTTGTAG
- a CDS encoding HD-GYP domain-containing protein, with the protein MSTHHELFKKRIAVTALKPGMFVCELDRPWSQTPFLFQGFPLLSADDVLAVQLHCEFVFIDESRAIDIGTPARRLMLVPLAGEADAEAGHTPEVTLAEEAEHAGFVHAHGKAVVEKVFSDVLAGHAIRVQDCRMLVRQCVSSLVRNENALIWFSRLKSRDEYTALHCLSVSVLAAGFARFLGHSQTEMEEIALAGLLHDVGKIQLDQAILNKPEKLTPEEYEHVKQHSEFGYQLLTEQSAGDWPLIAARSHHERLDGRGYPQGLKAEEIPYVARLIAVVDCYDAITSHRVYDAARSTSKAFRVLMEEKGRHFDEMLVEKFIEWIGVYPVGGIVELQTGEIGIVVAVNPHHRLKPALVVVRDELQFVCQPRYLDLATGELDRNGQPYRIRESHPNYAFGIDIQQYERQGLFTAKYLTASPLAANG; encoded by the coding sequence ATGAGTACGCATCACGAACTTTTCAAGAAGCGGATTGCTGTCACTGCCTTGAAACCTGGCATGTTCGTCTGCGAGCTGGATCGGCCGTGGTCGCAAACTCCCTTTCTGTTTCAAGGTTTTCCGCTGCTGTCAGCCGACGATGTGCTGGCGGTGCAACTGCATTGCGAATTTGTCTTCATTGATGAATCGCGCGCTATTGATATCGGGACGCCAGCACGGCGTCTGATGCTGGTGCCGCTGGCCGGTGAAGCCGACGCCGAAGCCGGTCATACGCCGGAGGTGACGCTGGCCGAAGAGGCCGAGCATGCCGGCTTTGTCCACGCCCACGGCAAAGCGGTGGTCGAAAAGGTCTTCAGCGATGTGTTGGCCGGTCACGCCATCCGGGTGCAGGATTGCCGGATGCTGGTGCGGCAATGTGTCAGCAGCCTGGTCCGCAATGAAAACGCCTTGATCTGGTTCTCGCGGCTGAAATCGCGCGATGAATACACCGCGCTGCATTGCCTGAGCGTATCGGTGCTGGCGGCCGGTTTTGCCCGCTTTCTTGGCCACAGCCAAACCGAGATGGAAGAGATCGCGCTGGCCGGCCTGCTGCACGATGTCGGCAAAATCCAGCTCGACCAAGCCATTCTGAACAAGCCGGAAAAACTGACTCCGGAAGAATACGAGCACGTCAAACAGCATTCGGAATTCGGCTATCAGTTGCTGACCGAACAAAGTGCTGGCGACTGGCCGTTGATCGCGGCGCGCAGCCATCATGAAAGGCTCGATGGTCGCGGCTATCCGCAGGGCTTGAAAGCCGAAGAGATTCCCTATGTCGCCCGCCTGATCGCGGTGGTCGATTGTTACGACGCCATCACTTCACACCGGGTCTATGATGCCGCGCGGTCGACCAGCAAGGCCTTCCGAGTGCTGATGGAAGAGAAAGGCCGGCACTTTGATGAAATGCTGGTGGAAAAATTCATCGAGTGGATTGGCGTTTATCCGGTCGGCGGCATTGTCGAATTGCAGACGGGGGAAATCGGCATTGTGGTCGCGGTCAATCCGCACCACCGGCTGAAGCCGGCGCTGGTCGTTGTGCGCGACGAGCTGCAGTTTGTCTGTCAGCCGCGCTATCTCGATTTGGCCACCGGCGAATTAGACCGCAACGGTCAGCCGTATCGCATCCGCGAAAGCCACCCGAACTACGCGTTCGGCATCGATATTCAACAGTACGAACGTCAGGGCCTGTTCACCGCGAAATACCTGACCGCGTCACCATTGGCCGCCAACGGCTGA
- a CDS encoding putative bifunctional diguanylate cyclase/phosphodiesterase: MSHEHDSLTNSSAQPSTSALPDASDPALLLRRLEREREARKSAEQLLSEKSRELYQSNETLQRALASMSDAQHRLRLALWGSGEMIWEWDAGTDSMQLHYFNDPDGQETLETVNWLELTARIHPDDFPSAMLSWNAHLFGHAEHYAAEYRAKAPEGWRWVRVRGRATERDRNGMALRISGTRKDITGQRESEDNLRLLAAAFANTRDAIVVLAPDHRVLQANQACADLFGIDMHQLSGTKLDQLLLDSDGQFPWTIWQSQKSWHGELSCLHRKGNRTPVEVASSQVRDSAGELTQIVLSLHDISERRRAAESVERLTRYDAVTQLPNRQQFQERLHHQLPTLRDSEQISVLFLDLDGFKEINDALGHHAGDALLLQVAERLQQTLRKRDLVARWGGDEFAILIESEKNEYLLVAEKIVNAMNDPFQLAGQDITVTTSIGITVAPVHGTDASQLLRQADAAMYAAKREGRNRFALYRPEMNENLLHRVKLSNLLRRAVDNGEFTLALQPKVRLATRSITGAEALLRWEPEELGRVPPATFIPLAEELGLIVPIGHWLIREAAGLLAQWQRNSQAINLAINLSGRQLRDELLFAVLNEAIRLSDAPVKMLELEVTESILLEDITFARDRLQRLRDTGFSIALDDFGTGYSSLSYLKELPLDRVKIDRSFISDLDMSPRGRALLSSIVTLCRALQLEITAEGVETEAQLDLVQAEGIDEVQGYYFYRPMAIPDFNRLLQQTVKPATTP, encoded by the coding sequence ATGAGCCACGAACACGACTCCCTAACCAACAGCAGCGCGCAGCCCAGCACCAGCGCCCTGCCCGACGCCAGCGATCCGGCGCTGCTGCTGCGCCGGTTGGAGCGCGAACGCGAAGCGCGCAAAAGTGCCGAGCAATTGCTGTCGGAAAAATCGCGCGAGCTGTATCAGAGCAATGAGACCTTGCAGCGCGCACTGGCCAGCATGTCGGACGCACAGCACCGCTTGCGTCTGGCGCTGTGGGGCAGCGGCGAAATGATCTGGGAGTGGGATGCCGGCACCGACTCGATGCAACTGCATTACTTCAATGATCCGGATGGTCAGGAAACGCTGGAAACCGTCAATTGGCTGGAGCTGACGGCGCGCATCCATCCCGATGATTTCCCGTCGGCGATGCTGTCCTGGAATGCCCATCTGTTTGGTCATGCCGAACACTATGCGGCCGAATACCGGGCGAAAGCACCGGAGGGTTGGCGCTGGGTGCGGGTGCGCGGTCGCGCCACCGAACGCGATCGCAACGGCATGGCGCTGCGCATCAGCGGCACCCGCAAAGACATCACCGGACAGCGCGAATCGGAAGACAATTTGCGCCTGCTGGCGGCAGCGTTTGCCAACACCCGCGATGCCATTGTGGTGCTGGCGCCGGACCACCGGGTGTTGCAGGCCAACCAGGCCTGCGCGGATTTGTTCGGCATCGACATGCATCAGTTGTCGGGCACCAAGCTGGATCAATTGCTGCTCGATAGCGACGGCCAGTTCCCCTGGACCATCTGGCAAAGTCAAAAGAGTTGGCACGGCGAATTGAGCTGTCTGCACCGCAAGGGCAATCGCACGCCAGTCGAGGTTGCCAGCAGCCAGGTCCGCGACAGCGCTGGCGAGTTGACCCAGATTGTGCTGTCCCTGCACGACATAAGCGAGCGGCGGCGCGCCGCCGAAAGTGTCGAACGGCTGACCCGTTACGATGCCGTCACCCAACTGCCCAATCGCCAGCAGTTTCAGGAGCGTCTGCATCATCAGCTGCCCACGCTGCGCGACAGTGAGCAAATCTCGGTGCTGTTCCTCGATCTGGACGGGTTCAAGGAAATCAACGATGCCCTGGGTCATCACGCCGGCGACGCACTGTTGCTGCAGGTAGCCGAACGCTTGCAGCAGACGCTGCGCAAACGCGACTTGGTGGCACGCTGGGGCGGCGATGAATTCGCGATTCTGATCGAGTCGGAAAAGAACGAGTATCTGCTGGTCGCCGAGAAAATCGTCAACGCGATGAATGATCCGTTCCAGCTTGCTGGTCAGGACATTACCGTCACCACCAGCATCGGCATTACCGTCGCGCCGGTGCATGGCACCGATGCCAGCCAGTTGCTGCGGCAAGCCGATGCCGCCATGTACGCAGCAAAGCGCGAAGGCCGCAACCGGTTTGCCTTGTACCGACCGGAAATGAACGAGAACCTGCTGCACCGGGTCAAGCTCAGCAATCTGTTGCGGCGGGCCGTCGACAACGGCGAATTTACCCTGGCCCTCCAACCGAAAGTGCGACTGGCCACGCGCAGCATCACCGGCGCCGAAGCGCTGCTGCGCTGGGAACCGGAAGAACTCGGTCGGGTGCCGCCGGCTACCTTCATTCCCTTGGCGGAAGAACTCGGTTTGATTGTGCCGATCGGCCACTGGTTAATCCGCGAAGCAGCCGGGCTGCTGGCGCAGTGGCAACGCAATTCACAAGCGATCAATCTGGCGATCAACCTGTCCGGCCGGCAGCTGCGCGACGAACTGCTGTTTGCGGTGCTGAACGAAGCTATCCGGCTGTCCGATGCGCCGGTCAAGATGCTGGAGCTGGAAGTCACCGAATCGATTTTGCTGGAAGACATCACCTTCGCCCGCGATCGTCTGCAGCGGCTGCGCGACACCGGCTTCAGCATCGCGCTCGATGATTTCGGTACCGGCTATTCGTCACTCAGCTATCTGAAAGAACTGCCACTCGACCGGGTCAAGATTGATCGCAGCTTCATTTCCGATCTGGACATGTCACCGCGCGGCCGGGCCTTGCTGTCATCGATCGTGACACTGTGCCGGGCCCTGCAGCTGGAGATCACCGCCGAGGGCGTGGAGACTGAAGCGCAGCTCGATCTGGTCCAGGCCGAAGGCATTGATGAAGTGCAGGGTTATTACTTCTATCGGCCGATGGCCATTCCGGATTTCAACCGACTGCTGCAGCAAACGGTCAAACCGGCCACGACGCCTTGA
- a CDS encoding heme NO-binding domain-containing protein: MVFTEFLEMVEQRWSPALADQLLTAVQPASGGSYTAVGNYPHQEMLALVDALARQTQQPVPLLVQAFGEHLFSRFLTLYPAMFADQPDCFSLLASVDAHIHREVHKLYRHAELPSFTVERHEPDRLVLLYRSARDMADLAEGLIRGCIRHYAEPLQLLRENLPSQDGQAGARFELIRQ, translated from the coding sequence ATGGTCTTTACCGAATTTCTGGAAATGGTCGAACAGCGCTGGTCGCCGGCCCTGGCCGACCAACTACTGACCGCCGTGCAGCCTGCCAGCGGCGGCAGTTACACCGCCGTCGGCAACTATCCGCATCAGGAAATGCTGGCACTGGTCGACGCGCTGGCGCGGCAAACGCAGCAGCCGGTGCCACTGCTGGTGCAGGCTTTTGGTGAACACCTGTTCAGCCGCTTCCTGACGCTCTATCCCGCCATGTTTGCCGACCAGCCGGACTGCTTCAGCCTGCTGGCCAGTGTCGATGCCCACATCCACCGCGAAGTGCACAAGCTCTATCGCCATGCCGAGTTGCCCAGCTTCACCGTTGAACGTCACGAACCGGACCGGCTAGTGCTGCTGTATCGCTCGGCACGCGACATGGCCGATCTGGCCGAGGGCCTCATTCGCGGCTGCATCCGCCATTACGCGGAACCGCTGCAACTGCTGCGCGAGAACTTGCCCAGCCAGGATGGTCAGGCCGGCGCCCGTTTTGAGTTGATTCGCCAATGA
- a CDS encoding pectin acetylesterase-family hydrolase, with protein MSALVPYFLSFVVSCFAALPAAAEQGDYSAWQTFLNLFSAPKADNKVTADQRTGPYPLLANPAGFSSFAPTNYYAWQTVKLAPETGAVCGNGSTYKFFVNRVPNTSNTIIYLEGGGACWDYASCTGASGIRGARNPNGIPDDYMSLMNPGASLVSPFVFRLHPWTATKSQNWNMIYVPYCTGDIYSGDRVALYTDPAGQNSPLVWHHNGLRNMRAVLSWLKDNLQRPAQLLTTGCSAGGAGSLTNYAHIRRDMAPSKGFLIDDSGPVYSAPAGGDPAQYPSIPLQTHIRNVWGLNSGPLPYMQSELGSYGLNLNDLGTVYPALSARWSGDRMGQTHFWQDLNYSSYSYERWYEDIYNDPDQASREAKIHARWGIDTNRLKTKLEGLSNFGGYFPQYRAVNESHCTSIIEFANSDIQERNLQLDDFVNNILNGSGAVLDASESTPAADYAKPFNLLYWTLDQLL; from the coding sequence ATGTCGGCGCTAGTACCGTATTTCTTGTCGTTTGTTGTGTCTTGCTTTGCCGCGCTGCCGGCGGCGGCCGAGCAGGGCGATTACAGTGCCTGGCAGACCTTTCTGAATTTGTTTTCGGCGCCGAAAGCCGACAACAAAGTCACCGCCGATCAGCGCACCGGGCCGTATCCGCTATTGGCCAATCCGGCCGGCTTCAGCAGTTTTGCCCCAACCAATTACTACGCCTGGCAAACAGTCAAACTGGCGCCGGAAACGGGAGCGGTTTGCGGCAACGGCTCGACCTACAAGTTCTTCGTCAACCGGGTGCCGAATACCAGCAACACGATCATCTATCTCGAAGGCGGTGGCGCCTGTTGGGATTACGCCTCCTGCACCGGCGCCAGCGGTATCCGCGGTGCGCGCAATCCGAATGGCATTCCCGATGATTACATGAGCCTGATGAATCCGGGTGCCAGTCTGGTGTCGCCGTTCGTGTTCCGCTTGCATCCGTGGACCGCGACCAAGAGCCAGAATTGGAACATGATCTATGTGCCGTATTGCACCGGTGATATCTATTCCGGTGACCGGGTCGCGTTGTACACCGATCCGGCTGGCCAGAACTCACCGCTGGTTTGGCATCACAACGGCCTGCGCAACATGCGCGCGGTGCTCAGCTGGCTGAAAGACAATCTGCAACGGCCGGCACAACTGCTGACCACCGGCTGCAGCGCCGGTGGTGCCGGCTCGCTGACCAACTATGCCCATATCCGCCGCGACATGGCGCCGAGCAAAGGCTTTTTGATCGATGATTCCGGTCCGGTGTACAGCGCGCCGGCAGGTGGCGATCCGGCTCAGTATCCGAGCATTCCGCTGCAGACCCATATTCGCAATGTCTGGGGTTTGAACAGCGGTCCGTTGCCCTACATGCAAAGCGAGCTCGGCAGTTACGGCTTGAACCTGAATGATCTCGGTACGGTTTATCCGGCGCTGTCAGCACGCTGGAGTGGCGACCGGATGGGCCAGACCCATTTCTGGCAGGATCTGAATTATTCCTCGTACTCGTATGAGCGTTGGTACGAAGACATCTACAACGATCCGGATCAGGCCAGTCGCGAAGCCAAAATTCATGCGCGCTGGGGCATCGATACCAATCGGCTGAAAACCAAACTCGAAGGCTTGAGCAATTTCGGCGGCTATTTCCCGCAATACCGGGCGGTCAACGAAAGCCATTGCACCTCGATCATCGAGTTTGCCAACAGCGACATTCAGGAACGCAATCTGCAGCTGGATGATTTCGTCAACAACATCCTGAATGGCAGCGGCGCGGTGCTGGATGCGTCGGAGTCAACTCCGGCCGCCGACTATGCCAAACCATTCAATCTGTTGTACTGGACGCTGGATCAGCTGCTGTAA
- the hemL gene encoding glutamate-1-semialdehyde 2,1-aminomutase: MSRSEQLFTRAQASIPGGVNSPVRAFRQVGGTPVFFKKGAGAYLWDEDGKRYIDYVGSWGPAILGHAHPDVIKAVCEVAQNGLSFGAPTEAEIILAERVKALMPSIELVRMVSSGTEATMSAIRLARGYTGRNKLLKFEGCYHGHSDSLLVKAGSGLLTFGEPSSPGVPADFTKHTLVGEFNNLANVEALFKEHGSDLACVIVEPVAGNMNLLPPVPGFLEGLRKLCDDYGSVLIFDEVMTGFRVALGGVQAKYGITPDLTTLGKVIGGGMPVGAFGGKRAIMEKLSPLGPVYQAGTLSGNPVAMAAGLVTLEHVAKPGFHDKLTANTEKLMAGFQQAADAAGIALTTRSVGGMFGFFFTDKTVWRYSEATACDIPAFKRFFHLMLNEGIYLAPSAFEAGFVSSAHSDADIAATVDAAERCFKALKH, translated from the coding sequence ATGTCCCGCTCCGAACAACTCTTCACTCGCGCGCAAGCATCCATCCCCGGCGGCGTTAACTCGCCGGTGCGGGCCTTCCGCCAAGTCGGCGGCACGCCGGTCTTTTTCAAGAAAGGCGCCGGCGCTTATTTGTGGGATGAAGACGGCAAGCGTTATATCGATTACGTCGGTTCCTGGGGTCCGGCGATTTTGGGTCATGCCCATCCGGACGTGATTAAGGCCGTGTGCGAAGTCGCCCAAAACGGTTTGTCGTTCGGTGCGCCGACCGAAGCCGAGATCATTCTGGCTGAACGCGTAAAGGCACTGATGCCGAGCATCGAACTGGTCCGCATGGTCAGCTCCGGCACCGAAGCGACGATGAGTGCCATTCGCTTGGCTCGCGGTTATACCGGTCGCAACAAACTGCTGAAATTCGAAGGCTGTTACCACGGTCACTCCGATTCGCTGTTGGTAAAGGCCGGATCCGGTTTGCTGACCTTTGGTGAGCCGTCGTCGCCCGGCGTGCCGGCCGATTTCACCAAGCACACGCTGGTCGGCGAATTCAATAATCTGGCCAATGTCGAAGCACTGTTCAAAGAACATGGCAGCGATCTCGCCTGCGTGATCGTCGAGCCGGTGGCCGGCAACATGAACCTGTTGCCACCGGTGCCGGGGTTTCTCGAAGGCCTGCGCAAGCTCTGCGACGACTACGGCAGCGTGCTGATTTTTGATGAAGTGATGACCGGCTTCCGGGTCGCGCTCGGTGGCGTGCAGGCCAAGTACGGCATCACGCCGGATTTGACCACACTCGGCAAAGTGATCGGCGGCGGCATGCCGGTCGGGGCGTTTGGCGGCAAACGCGCAATCATGGAAAAACTGTCGCCGCTTGGCCCGGTTTATCAGGCTGGCACGCTGTCCGGCAACCCGGTGGCAATGGCCGCGGGTTTAGTCACATTGGAACACGTCGCCAAACCGGGCTTTCATGACAAACTCACGGCCAACACGGAAAAGCTGATGGCCGGTTTTCAGCAAGCGGCCGATGCCGCTGGAATCGCGCTGACCACCCGCAGTGTCGGCGGCATGTTCGGTTTCTTCTTCACCGACAAAACCGTCTGGCGCTACAGCGAAGCGACTGCCTGCGACATTCCGGCGTTCAAGCGTTTCTTCCACTTGATGCTCAATGAAGGCATTTATCTGGCGCCATCAGCATTTGAAGCCGGCTTTGTTTCGTCCGCACACAGCGACGCCGATATCGCGGCGACAGTCGATGCGGCCGAACGTTGCTTCAAGGCGCTCAAGCATTAA
- a CDS encoding GIY-YIG nuclease family protein: protein MYWVYIMASNPRGTLYVGVTSELIKRVWQHKQGEADGFTRRYQIKQLVHFEESQDITAAIAREKQIKGWHRAWKLKLIEANNPDWRDLYDSLVGKT from the coding sequence ATGTACTGGGTTTACATCATGGCCAGCAACCCGCGTGGAACGCTTTATGTTGGCGTAACCAGTGAATTGATTAAGCGCGTATGGCAGCACAAGCAGGGAGAAGCGGATGGCTTCACCCGGCGTTACCAGATCAAGCAACTGGTGCATTTTGAAGAGTCGCAGGACATCACCGCCGCGATTGCACGGGAAAAGCAAATCAAAGGCTGGCACCGGGCATGGAAGCTGAAATTGATCGAAGCCAACAACCCCGACTGGCGGGATCTTTATGATTCTCTGGTTGGCAAGACCTGA